The genomic DNA GCATGCGTGCTACTGTATATCGCGCAGCCAACCCGATCATCTCGGTTGCTGACAATTTAGCCAGCCATTCGGAATTAAAGACTACTCGCGTCTTTACAGGATCAAGGATTTTGAAAACCTGCTCCTTGTAAGTCTCGGCGTTACGTGCTACATCCTCGCGTGACAGGGCTTTTCGAGTTTCCGATTTTCCTGTCGGGTCACCGATCATCCCAGTGAAGTCACCGATCAGAAAATAGATGTCGTGTCCCAGTTGCTGGAAATGCCGAAGCTTGTGAAGAAGCACCGTATGTCCGAGATGCAAATCTGGAGCAGTCGGATCAAAGCCGGCCTTGATTTTCAAAGGAACTCCCGTACGTGCTGAATTTTCCAGCTTCTCCCGGAGTTCGTTTTCCAAGAGGATCTCGACCGTCCCCCGCTTTATTATCTCCATCTGACCTGCAACTGTCATAGACGCCTCCTGCATCATTGCACTCAAACACTTCCAATGTTTATACGCTCAATCGCCAAGGCTTTTCCACTAACATCGTCAATCTCCAGGTATACCCCATTCAGCCTTACATCTTTCTTAGCGACCTCAAACCGCTTCGGCAGTTGAGTCAGAAACTTCTCTATAGCCTCTTCCTTACGCATGCCAATAACCGAATCAAAAGACCCTGTCATTCCTGCATCCGTCAGATATGCTGTTCCATGTGGAAGAATACGCTCGTCAGCCGTCTGTACATGCGTATGCGTGCCGATTACGGCACTGGCTCGGCCATCAAGATACCAACCAAGAGCCGCTTTCTCTGATGTGGCTTCGGCATGAAAGTCGACTATAACAACAGGAGTGATTTCGCGAAGTCGATTGATCTCTCTGTCAGCCGTTCGGAAGGGGCAGTCCAGATTATTCATGAATACCCGTCCCTCCAAGTTCAGTACGGCAACCTTGGTCCCCCCTGCTGTAGTCACCACAGTACTCCCCACACCTGGGGTCCCCTCAGGGTAATTTGCTGGACGGAGAAGATAGGGAACATCTTTTACGAAATCAAGTGACTCCTTCTTGTCCCAGACATGGTTTCCGGATGTCAGGAGGTGAACTCCAGCTCGATGCAGCTCCAGTGCAACTTCTGCAGTAATACCGAAACCACCGGCAGAGTTCTCCCCGTTCGCGATTACCAGGTCGAGAAGATACCGGTCGACCAACCTGTCCAACTCGCGTGATACCGCAAGCCTACCGGGCTTACCGATAATGTCTCCGATGAAAAATACCTTAACGGGCATACTCGATTGCCCGCGTCTCCCTTATTACGTTGACCTTGATCTGGCCGGGATACGTCATCTCCGCTTCTATTTTCTTTGCCACATCCTTTGCAAGCACTACGGCCCCATCATCTGTAACAGCGTCGCTCGAAACCATCACCCGGATTTCCCGTCCGGCCTGTATTGCAAAAGAATTAGTAACGCCACCGAAAGAATTGGCAATACGCTCCAGATCCTCAAGCCGCTTCACGTACGTTTCCATCATTTCGCGACGCGCCCCAGGACGTGCCCCGGACAACGCATCCGCTGCCTGGACGAGAACGGCTAGGACCGACGACGGCTTTTCATCTTCATGGTGAGCCATTATGGAATGAACTATTTTCGGAGATTCACCGTATTTGCGTGCTAAATCCGCACCTATCACCGCATGAGATCCTTCTATCTCGTGGTCCACAGCCTTGCCGAGATCGTGCAGGAGGCCTGCCCGCTTGGCTTGTTTTACATTTATCCCCAGCTCTGCAGCCATTATGCCGCAGAGGAAGGCTACTTCCAATGAATGCTGGTAGACATTTTGGCTATAGGACGTGCGATAGCGCAACCGGCCAATAAGCTTGAGGATTTCCGGGTGAATCCCATGAACCCCCAGGTCAAAGGCTGCCTGCTCACCAGCCTCTTTCATCGCAAGCTCTACTTCCTCCTCAGCCTTTGCCACAACTTCCTCAATCCTTCCCGGATGAATGCGTCCGTCGGCTATAAGGCGTTCAAGAGCTATTTTGGCAACCTCCCTTCGAACCGGATTGAACCCGGACAAAATAACGGCTTCCGGCGTATCATCGATTATAAGATCAATACCGGTTGCTGCTTCTAGCGCCCTTATGTTGCGCCCTTCCCGCCCGATTATGCGTCCCTTCATTTCGTCTGAGGGCAGAGCGACTACCGAAACGGTTCGTTCTGCGACATACTCCCCTGCGTACCGCTGTATCGCAAGAGAGATAATTTCCTTCGACTTCTTGTCAGCTGTTTCACGGGCTTCTTCTTCAATGGCTTTCACACGTTTGGCTGCATCCAGCTTTGCTTCGCTTTCCATAGCCTCCATCAGTATTCGTTTCGCTTCTGCAGAGGAAAGACCCGAAAGTTCCTCTAGTTTTTTCCGCTCTTCTTCAATTATATGGTTAAGTTTTTCCTCTTTCTGCACCAGCCCCTGCTCCCGATTGACAAGACCCTGCTCCCGCTTAAGAAATTCCGTCTCCCGCTGATCGAATGCAATGATCTTCTTGTCAAGATTTTCTTCTTTCTGCTGAAGCCGCTTTTCCAGTGCCTGCAGGTCGCGCCTCTTGTCCTTCGTCTCTCTTTCAAATTCTGCCTTCGCCTGGTAGATTGCATCTTTGGCTTGCAAAGACGCTTCTTTGATAATTGTTTCAGCCTGGCGTTTTGCATCCTCCAAGGACTTTGATGCCATTTCCTCCGCTTTTGAAACCATGGAATCGGAGAACTTCTTCCTCAGCAGATTCCCGATGAAAAAACCAACAGCTGCAGCTGCTACAATAAGTATTATCGCTATTTCTATTTTCAACTCCTGCACCTCCCCTATATGATTAGCCGGTGAAAGGCCGTTGGGCGTTCCCGGCGTGTTTCCTACCTTACAAATCTGACTTTCGAGGCAAAACAACAATCTGCCGCTCAGTGATAATCATGTCCATCTGCACATCGTGTGGTTCCCCGGCAATCTCGTCTACGAGTTGGAAATCAAAACAAAAGCCTACGAGGCGACCACTCCCTTCTAACCTGTGCAGCGCCCGGTCGAAATACCCCTTCCCGTAGCCTATCCGACGTCCACTTCTGTCAAATGCAACCCCAGGAACAACAATTATATCTGCCGCTTCGGGGTCAACTATACCCCTTTCGGCTGTCGGTTCGCTGATGCCATAGGCCCCGGGACAAAGATGATGAACCGTTTCTACTGTTCGAAAGAGCAGGCCCTCGGGTGCCACGGAAGGAAACAGTACCGTTTTTCCCATCTTCAGTGCGGCAGCCAACACCTCGCCCGTCTCGACTTCATTCCTGATTGGAGCATACAACGCGATGCTCCGCGCCTGTATAAACAGGTCACAGGTAATGAAGGTGCGCTGGATCCTCCTGCTCGCATCTTTGATCGCGGAGAGAGGAAAAGCTGCCCGTTGAGCAAGCATGCGTCTTCGAATGTCTGTTTTAGGCATTAGATTGACGGCACCACGAAGGACAGGTGCCAATGGAACTACTCCGGGAGGAATTCGAAACAGGAGGTGTAAAGTTGACAGGCTATTAGGTAGAAATGCTGTGGCGAACTATGCAGGACTAACGCATAAGCGTGATCTTATGCAACTCCTTCGACATAGACGTATTCTCTTAGGCTACCTATCAGCAAAACGGGAACCAATTGCGCATTAATCCGCCGTTGATACTGGCAAAGCTTTACCAAACCTGGACCGAACATATATGTAAAAAATCTCCCAGAGAGATCGTTCAGCCTTTTTCTACCACATCGTCAATTCGCTGCAGCAGATCAGACAACTTCTCTTCCTGCCGCTTACTTACTTCGTACTTCGAAAACAAATCTAAATATGCTTCAGCTATATTAAGCAAGGCCAGTACGGCCACAATCTGGGGGTCTCCCCCCTTCACCGAAGCGGCAACTTCGGAAATCTTGTCATTAACAAAGGCTTCGACCTCCCGTACCTTCTCGGGAGGCGCCTCGCTCTTTACGAGCAATTCCCTGCCCAATACTCTGATACGGTGCGAATTCAAGAAGGTTGTATCTCCTCCAGCTTGGTGAGTATGGCATCAATGCGGGAGCGGAATCCATGACGCTCCGCCTGTAACCGCTGATTTTCTTCCCGCAGTGAATGGTTCTCCCGCTGTAGAGTGTGGTATCGCTCTATCAGCGTATCGATCCTCTTTTCCAACAGGTCCAAAACCTGATCATTCATACAGACACGTTCCCGGCGCTGAATACTAGATGACAAATCGTTTAAAGTCAAGGTTGTTATTGAAAAAGAGCTTCAACAAACTGTCCTGGGTCGAACTCGCGCAGGTCATCAACCCGTTCTCCTATTCCGATGTAGCGCACGGGGATGTTGAACTCGTTACCGATTGCGACCACTATTCCCCCTTTTGCCGTTCCATCCAGCTTCGTAAGCGCAATTCCAGTGACACCGGCCGACTCCTTGAACAGGCGAGCCTGTGAGATCGCGTTCTGTCCGGTTCCTCCGTCAAGGACCAGGAGTGTCTCATGAGGCGCACCGGGAATTTCTCTACTCATTACCCGACGGATCTTCTTCATCTCTTCCATCAGATTGACCTTAGTATGCATTCTTCCTGCTGTATCAACGATCAGTACATCCGATCTACGAGCCATTGCCGCTTTGCAGGCATCGAACACGACAGCCGAAGGATCGGCACCCTCCTGATGCCTGATCACATCCACATCGATCCTGTTTCCCCATACCTCCAGTTGCTCGGCTGCAGCGGCACGAAAGGTATCGGCCGCTGCGAGAAGCACTTTTCTCCCCTCAGCTTTGAACTTACTGGCCAGCTTGCCGATGGTCGTAGTTTTGCCTACGCCATTGACACCGATAACCATGATGACGAATGGAGAACTTCCTATTACGAGCGGTGCTGGCTGCCGCGCAAGCCGCGCAACGATCTCCTCCTTAAGGGCAGCTTTAAGGGCATCACCGTCGCGCAACTCATTCCGCTTAAGGCGCTGCTCAATGGTACGGATCAGTTCCACTGCCGTTGGGACTCCAATGTCGGCAGTTATCAATATCTCTTCAAGATCTTCGAGAGTATCGGCATCTATCTGCTTCTTGCCGAGAACAAGCGTATCTATACGACCCACAAGACTCTCATGGGTCTTGCTCAACCCCCGCTTCAATCTCTCAAAAAAAGAGTAAGTTTCCCCGGGAGGTTCGCTGGGAGTATCGGCTGGAACAACAGGCGACTCCGGCTGTTCGGGCGCAGGTTCTTCAGGCTGAAGATGTTGTTCCCCCCCGGTAAACCTGTCTATCCACCCCCGGAAGAATCCCTTCTTCTCTTCTTTCCTATCTTCAGACATCTACATGCTCCTTGAAAATTTCAAGCTTCAACAGCAAGTTTACCCCGTCCGGGGCGATAAAACATGCAACAAGAAGATTACATTCCGAGCCGCACCGATACCAATTTGGAAACCCCCGGCTCTTCCATTGTAATTCCGTACAATGTGTCGGCAACCATCATCGTGGTCTTGCTGTGAGTGATCATGATGAATTGCGAAAATTCGGTCATTTCTTTAACCATCTCATTGAATCGCCCAATGTTGGCGTCATCAAGCGGCGCATCGACCTCGTCAAGCAAACAGAAAGGTGAAGGCTTTATGAGAAAAATAGAAAAGATGAGTGCAACTGCGGTCAGGGCTTTTTCACCACCGGACAGAAGGGCGACGTTCTGCAGCTTTTTTCCTGGTGGCTGCACAATGATATCGATGCCTGTTTCAAGCAAGTCCTCCTCGTCGGTAAGCCTTAGTTCGGCCCTACCACCGCAAAAAAGGCGGGGGAAGACCTCCTGGAACTTCTGGTTGACCTGCTCGAACGTCTCGAGAAATCGTTTACGGGTAGTGCGATTGATCCGCTGAATCGCCTTCTGAAGACCCGTCAGAGAATCCTCCAGATCGACCTTCTGCTCCACTAGAAAGTTATAGCGGGTCTCCAGTTCCCGATATTCCTCTATAGCAGTGAGATTGACCTCACCCAACTCATCGACCAGCTTCTGCAGCTCAGACTGACGATGTCGTTGCGCCTCCTCACTCCAATCGTCATTGTCGTTAAACTCGTTAAATCGCTGCCGCAATGCATCCACTTCCAGACGATATTTTTCCATCACCGAATCACGGAGATGTGAAATCTTCATCGAAAGCTCTGTCGCCTGAAGGTTACGCTCCCCTTCCTCCCTGCGCACTACCCCTAAGGCCTCACGGAGCTGCCTCAGTCGCCCTTCCTCTTCGCGTACCTGCTCTGAAGATTTCTCATATGCCTCTCTTACTGTCGCCAGCGACTGCTCAGCGGCCAGCTGTCGCTGAAGCAGAGACGTCAGCTCTTCTTCCCCTGCTGCCGCTGCGGAAGCAAGCTGCTGTCGTTCCAGCTCTACATTCTCCAGCTCTTTGCCACGATTGGTTATCCGTCTCTGCAGATCGTGGGCATGCTCTTCAGAACGTTTTATGGCACGGAGGTTCGCCTCGCGTTTCTCCCGCAGCGCCGCGGCTCGTACTTTAATCCCTGTTACTTCCTCCCGGACCTGTTCGATCTTCCCCTTCTGCAGGGAAATCGCTTTTTGCAGCTCCTCCAAGGATGCTTCAAGACTCCCCTTCATCCCTTCCGTCACACACTTCCTATGCTCTGAGTCTGCCAGCTCCTTTTCGAGAAGGTTCTTTTCTTCCGAAAGCTGCTTATCCTCAACAGCCTGGACCGACAGCCGCTCCTCTATTCGCTGCCCCTCGTCACGAACCCGCTGCAGATCCTTCTCGTGATTCAGAATGGCTATCTCGGTCTGATGAAGATTCTGGCGCTTGCTTCGCAGGCCATCCTCAGCCGTCGAAAGCGCGCTCCGTGATTCCTGCTTCCCCGTTTCGAGCTCCTGAACTGCGCGCGTCAGGAGCGTCATCTCCTGCGACAGCTCCTTGATCTCCCGCTTCTTATGGATAAGCCCCTGCTGCACCGTCTCAGATGACCCTCCGTATATACAACCACCAAAGGCCATATCACCTTCACGGGTAACGAAAGTACAGCGGGGATAGTGACGAGAGAGTTCGACGCCTGCCTTAATGTCATCGCAAAGATGAACGTCCGCCACCAGCGGCTCTACCTGCGAACGGAAGCCCTCTTTGACCGTTATCAACTGCAGGAGCGGTATCGACTGACCACTCGTCGGAACAGGTTCAAGGGTGGAAGCACCCGGAACTACAAAACAACAACGCCCTCCCTCGGCTTTCTTGAGGTATTCAATGGCTTCGAGGGCTGCTCCCTCATCGCCTCCCATAACGTACTGGAGTCTTTCACCCAGAACCGCTTCCAGAGCTGCTTCATATTCGGATCCAGTTTCTATTACATCCGCCAGGACTCCCGCAAAACGACTCTTGTAGTGGTCCGAAAGCAACAACGTGCGGACCCCCTTGCCATAACCTGCTAGCTGGGCATCGAGTTCCTGGAGAGAATGAAGACGGCTGCTCTTACGGCTCAGCTCGTCCCTTTTTGCCACTAGCTCACGATCCTGCTTCTCCAGTTGCCGTTTCAGCTCCTCCTCACGTTGCCTGAGAAGATCGATCTCGGAAGCCAGCACGGCCTTGGCCTCCCTCTCATCTTTCAACTGCCCTTCAAACTGTGCAGTACGACCTGAAGTATCCGCGAGCTTCTCGCGCAGCGCCGCTTCCTCCCGTCGATTTCGCGCGTGACGCTCCGCGATTCCCTCTATTCTCTTGAGGAGTGCTCCCTTTTGGTTATTAAACTGAGCTATGCTGGAAAGAAGCGAGAATACCTCCCGTCGCTTTTCCTCCAGTCGCTCCGTCAGCTCTTTTTCCGTAAGGGACAGGTCATCCAACTCCCGCTCCTTCTCCTGCAGAACAAGGTCCTCGCCTGCGGCGTCCGTTCCAAGAACCCCCTTCTTCTGCTGAAGAGACGCCAACTCTTCTCCAGTATCCACAAGCTGCTTTTCCAGCGAAGCGAGTTCCTCCCTGAGCTTATCCCGCTGGCGCTCGATATTGAGAAGCTCCTTCCGTTGGAAATCGATACGGCTTTCACAGCTCTGGCAAGTGCTCTTGGCCCTGTATATCTCTTCCTGGGCCGAATTGAGCTTCTTCTCCTCCTCTGTCAGGGAGAGTCTGAGCCCCTCAAAATCAAGTTCCCCCTTTTCCAGCTCTGCGCCGAGAGCGGCCACACGCCCGGCCAGAGAAGCAGCCTCCCTGGCGGCATCCTCGTAGGTGCTGTTAAGCGAAGCATACGCTATAGCTGCAAATTGAAGCTCAATCTCCTTCAGTTCTTCACGATAAGTACGAAACTTCTCAGCCTTCTTTGCCTGACGATGGAGCGAGTTCATCTGACGACGGATCTCGGAAACTATATCCCCGATCCTCACCAGGTTCTGCTTTGTCACCTCTATTTTTTTTATGGCGACCTGTTTTCTGGCCTTGAATTTGGTAACTCCAGCCGCTTCTTCGATAAGGAATCTCCGCTCCTCAGGCTTTGAGAGGAGAATCATGCCGATCCTCCCCTGCTCAATCACGGAGTATGCCTTAGCCCCTACACCGGTATCCATGAAAAGCTCATGTATGTCGAGAAGACGACAGGATGTTTTGTTGAGGAAGTACTCGCTATCTCCGTCCCGATACAAGCGCCGGGTCACCTGTATCTCACTGTAGTTGAGGTATTTAGCGGGAACACGGCCATCTTCGGTGGAGAAAACCAGTGAGACCTCAGCCATCCCCAGCGGCTTGCGTGTCTCGCTGCCTCCGAAGATGACATCTTCCATGCTTCGCCCACGAAGGTTCTTCGCCGACTGCTCCCCCATAACCCAGCGGATGGCGTCTACGATATTCGACTTGCCGCAGCCGTTGGGACCGACTACGGCAGTAATGCCATGTGGGAAGTCGAGCACGACCCTGTCGACGAAGGATTTGAATCCCAGTATTTCGATGCGTTTGATCTTCATAAGCCGACGTATACTAACAGAGCGATAATCTGATTGCAACCGGCGGGCTTGCGTAGGCTTGAAGGGGAGAGTATACTTCCAGATCTCCGCCGGGCACTTACCGGCAGGTTGTTTTGAAAACTTCAATCAATACAGATCGTCGCACCCGCAGAAAGCCCGACAGAGGCGTACCAGCGTTACACCCCTACAAGAAGCGGCTTTCTGGGAGGCGCCAACAACTTCCTTAGAGCAATCAGACTAACGACTGATCCTATGAAAATGCCACAGAAGAACATACTTCTTGCCGTTCTCATTCTTGCAGCTGCTGTTGCAACAACGGGCGGCCTGCTCCTCGAAAAGATACTCGACCTCGACGCGTACAAGAATACCATCATCGAGACGATGCAGAGGGAGCTGAAAAGGGAGGTTCGATACCGTTCCGCAGAGTTCTCCTGGCGGTTCGGCCCCTCTTTTACCTTTAAAGATGTGATGATAATGGAACGGGGAACAGCCAGACCATTTGTGGGGGCCAAGCGATTAACCTTCAAAATAGCTCTCCTTCCGCTACTCCAGCGGGAAGTCTCGCTAAAGGAACTCCTCCTCGATCAGCCGAACATGCACGTTGTCAGGGACAGGGAGGGAAACCTCAATTTCAGCGACCTCCTGGAACAGAAGCAGGGATCAGTTCCTTTCCATATCAATCGGTTGCGAATCCGAAATGGCGCCATCGGCTTTATAGACTACGCTGCTGCTCCGGAAGGGGTAGCAGTGGCACTTACAGATATCCACCTATCACTTGCCCATTTTGCCAGAGGTAAGCAATGCTCTTTCAAATTAAGTACGTTGATCGGAGACGAAAGAAATAAGGAACGGGTTACTGTGCAAGGATCGGCCAAGCTGGCATCAGTCGACAGGCCGCTGACTGAAACGGATTTCAACTTCCGGATAACCGGGAAAAACATTGAAGCCAGCCCTTACTGGCCCTACTACCGGCAGTATGTTCCCTTCCAGAAGGTCACCGGGCAACTGACGATGGATGCGGAATTCACAGGAAAGCTGGCATCGTTCACGTCCAGGGGTAATTTCGGGGTAAGGAATCTTTTCTTTAACTATCCTGAAGTCTTCCGCTCCGTTCTTACACCAAAGACGGTGCAGGCGGATTATCAGTTGCAGTTCAACTCGCGGGACCTTACCGTCAGTTCTCTCGACCTCAATGTTGACGGCCTGCAGGTCCATGGGAATTGCGCCCTTCGCGATATCCCCAGCGGAGATCTTCGCATTACAGCCCGTGCCGGCATACTACCTTTTCGCCTTGAAGATTTCCGCCAGTATATCCCCTACGGCATCATAGTTACTGATACTGCCGAATTCATCGAGCGGCACATCAAAGGTGGGATATACCGGCTCGACGAAGGAGTGCTGGACGGAAGGGTCAGCCAGATTGCGCATATGGAAAGGGGAGAAAACTACAATGTCCTTTACGTTAGGGCTCGGGTTGAGAAGGGGCTACTGACCTTCGGTCGCGAAGTACCTCCCTTTAACCAGATCAGGGGGGAACTTGAACTTCGCGGCAAAGATTTCAATCTGAACCGCATGTCCGGCAACTTCGGCTCCTCTCCCTTTACCCTTGAGGGGAAAATAACGGACTATCCCCTTGATCGCCCCTCCGGCTACCCTTTCAAAATGGTCATGACGCCGCACCAGGAAGAAGTGGCATGGCTGCTGGACCGCAAGAAAACGGGAAAACTCGTCTTCTCCGGGCCTTCCGTGCTGCATCTCTCCGGCGAAGGCTTCACTTCGGGGTACAACCTGGATGGAGACTGGGATCTGTCAAGTGCTGCCTTCAGCTACCCCAACATCGTCAACAAGCCCGCCGGCAGAACGAGCAACCTTTCCTTCTTGGGCAGCATCTCGAAAGAGGAAATGAACCTGTCCAGGCTCAGTTTGAACCTTTCGCCACTCTCGCTCGCAGCCACAGCAAATCACAATTTCTCGGGCAAAGAGCGGTTCCTTTGCGAGCTCAAGACCAACCAATTCCTCATAAGTGAAATTGCTCCGATGCTCCCGAAGCTCTCAAAATATCAGCCAGCGGGAAAAGTCAGGGCTAGCATCCGGGGGGCCGGCAAGCCTGAAGATATTCACTGGTCAGGAGAGGTCTCGCTCACGGGAGCTTCTCTAAAGCCGTCGGCTAATATCAGCACCCTCAGCGGCATCACCGGTACGGTTCGCTTCAAGGACGAATCTCTGGAGTCATCTTACCTTACCACTCGGTTAGGTAATTCAGTCATCTCCGGGAAAGGCTCCTTGACTGGTTTCCGAAACCCGTCATTCTCAGTTGAGTTCTCTTCTCCACTTCTACATCTCTCCGATCTGGGTTTCAGCCTCCCCAAGGGCGGGGCAACCCTGACTAGCGTTTACGGGAACCTGTCGTTGAACGATAATAACCTGAAAATAAATTCCCTCACTGCCAGCGCCGGCAATTCTTCTCTCTCAATAAAGGGAATGGTGCAAGACCTGCAGAATCCAACTGTCGAAGTGGCGGCAACGTCCCCCTATCTGGACCTCGGCGACGTTCTTCCCCTCATGGAACTGAAATCGACAAAAACTGGGCCGGAACCGCCGACACCTCTTCGGGTAACGGCATCGTTATCAGCGGAAGCCGGGAAAGCAGGCCTGCATTCTTTCGAAAAATTGAAAGCCAAAGGGGTAGCGGAAGACAGCATTCTGTATCTGCAGTCATTGGAGAGTAATGCTTACGGTGGGCGCATCACCGCCAAGGGAAGATTCGACTTCACCAGCAAACAGACACCCCGTTATCATGTCGGCTATTCGATAGAACGAATGTCTGCAGAGCGTCTGACGAAAGCTATCGGTGCGAGTAAGCAGGAAATTTCAGGAACGCTTTCGGCGTCGGGAGAATTGACGGCAAAAGGAGAAACAATCGCAGAGCTGAAAAAAACGGCTCTAGGTTCTGCACACCTCGAAATCGAGGATGGAGCACTCCGCCGTTTTGCCGTTTTATCCAAGGTTTTCTCAATACTCAACATTTCCCAGCTTTTCAAGGGCAGGCTGCCGGAGATGGTCTCGGGAGGCATGCCATACAACCGGATAACCGCTGACCTCGCAATAAGAGACGGCGTAGTGAGCAGTCAGGACC from Geobacter sp. DSM 9736 includes the following:
- a CDS encoding cell division protein ZapB, whose translation is MNDQVLDLLEKRIDTLIERYHTLQRENHSLREENQRLQAERHGFRSRIDAILTKLEEIQPS
- the smc gene encoding chromosome segregation protein SMC, whose product is MKIKRIEILGFKSFVDRVVLDFPHGITAVVGPNGCGKSNIVDAIRWVMGEQSAKNLRGRSMEDVIFGGSETRKPLGMAEVSLVFSTEDGRVPAKYLNYSEIQVTRRLYRDGDSEYFLNKTSCRLLDIHELFMDTGVGAKAYSVIEQGRIGMILLSKPEERRFLIEEAAGVTKFKARKQVAIKKIEVTKQNLVRIGDIVSEIRRQMNSLHRQAKKAEKFRTYREELKEIELQFAAIAYASLNSTYEDAAREAASLAGRVAALGAELEKGELDFEGLRLSLTEEEKKLNSAQEEIYRAKSTCQSCESRIDFQRKELLNIERQRDKLREELASLEKQLVDTGEELASLQQKKGVLGTDAAGEDLVLQEKERELDDLSLTEKELTERLEEKRREVFSLLSSIAQFNNQKGALLKRIEGIAERHARNRREEAALREKLADTSGRTAQFEGQLKDEREAKAVLASEIDLLRQREEELKRQLEKQDRELVAKRDELSRKSSRLHSLQELDAQLAGYGKGVRTLLLSDHYKSRFAGVLADVIETGSEYEAALEAVLGERLQYVMGGDEGAALEAIEYLKKAEGGRCCFVVPGASTLEPVPTSGQSIPLLQLITVKEGFRSQVEPLVADVHLCDDIKAGVELSRHYPRCTFVTREGDMAFGGCIYGGSSETVQQGLIHKKREIKELSQEMTLLTRAVQELETGKQESRSALSTAEDGLRSKRQNLHQTEIAILNHEKDLQRVRDEGQRIEERLSVQAVEDKQLSEEKNLLEKELADSEHRKCVTEGMKGSLEASLEELQKAISLQKGKIEQVREEVTGIKVRAAALREKREANLRAIKRSEEHAHDLQRRITNRGKELENVELERQQLASAAAAGEEELTSLLQRQLAAEQSLATVREAYEKSSEQVREEEGRLRQLREALGVVRREEGERNLQATELSMKISHLRDSVMEKYRLEVDALRQRFNEFNDNDDWSEEAQRHRQSELQKLVDELGEVNLTAIEEYRELETRYNFLVEQKVDLEDSLTGLQKAIQRINRTTRKRFLETFEQVNQKFQEVFPRLFCGGRAELRLTDEEDLLETGIDIIVQPPGKKLQNVALLSGGEKALTAVALIFSIFLIKPSPFCLLDEVDAPLDDANIGRFNEMVKEMTEFSQFIMITHSKTTMMVADTLYGITMEEPGVSKLVSVRLGM
- a CDS encoding TIGR00282 family metallophosphoesterase, with protein sequence MPVKVFFIGDIIGKPGRLAVSRELDRLVDRYLLDLVIANGENSAGGFGITAEVALELHRAGVHLLTSGNHVWDKKESLDFVKDVPYLLRPANYPEGTPGVGSTVVTTAGGTKVAVLNLEGRVFMNNLDCPFRTADREINRLREITPVVIVDFHAEATSEKAALGWYLDGRASAVIGTHTHVQTADERILPHGTAYLTDAGMTGSFDSVIGMRKEEAIEKFLTQLPKRFEVAKKDVRLNGVYLEIDDVSGKALAIERINIGSV
- the ftsY gene encoding signal recognition particle-docking protein FtsY translates to MSEDRKEEKKGFFRGWIDRFTGGEQHLQPEEPAPEQPESPVVPADTPSEPPGETYSFFERLKRGLSKTHESLVGRIDTLVLGKKQIDADTLEDLEEILITADIGVPTAVELIRTIEQRLKRNELRDGDALKAALKEEIVARLARQPAPLVIGSSPFVIMVIGVNGVGKTTTIGKLASKFKAEGRKVLLAAADTFRAAAAEQLEVWGNRIDVDVIRHQEGADPSAVVFDACKAAMARRSDVLIVDTAGRMHTKVNLMEEMKKIRRVMSREIPGAPHETLLVLDGGTGQNAISQARLFKESAGVTGIALTKLDGTAKGGIVVAIGNEFNIPVRYIGIGERVDDLREFDPGQFVEALFQ
- a CDS encoding 5-formyltetrahydrofolate cyclo-ligase, which codes for MPKTDIRRRMLAQRAAFPLSAIKDASRRIQRTFITCDLFIQARSIALYAPIRNEVETGEVLAAALKMGKTVLFPSVAPEGLLFRTVETVHHLCPGAYGISEPTAERGIVDPEAADIIVVPGVAFDRSGRRIGYGKGYFDRALHRLEGSGRLVGFCFDFQLVDEIAGEPHDVQMDMIITERQIVVLPRKSDL
- a CDS encoding cell division protein ZapA, with translation MNSHRIRVLGRELLVKSEAPPEKVREVEAFVNDKISEVAASVKGGDPQIVAVLALLNIAEAYLDLFSKYEVSKRQEEKLSDLLQRIDDVVEKG
- the rny gene encoding ribonuclease Y, with product MKIEIAIILIVAAAAVGFFIGNLLRKKFSDSMVSKAEEMASKSLEDAKRQAETIIKEASLQAKDAIYQAKAEFERETKDKRRDLQALEKRLQQKEENLDKKIIAFDQRETEFLKREQGLVNREQGLVQKEEKLNHIIEEERKKLEELSGLSSAEAKRILMEAMESEAKLDAAKRVKAIEEEARETADKKSKEIISLAIQRYAGEYVAERTVSVVALPSDEMKGRIIGREGRNIRALEAATGIDLIIDDTPEAVILSGFNPVRREVAKIALERLIADGRIHPGRIEEVVAKAEEEVELAMKEAGEQAAFDLGVHGIHPEILKLIGRLRYRTSYSQNVYQHSLEVAFLCGIMAAELGINVKQAKRAGLLHDLGKAVDHEIEGSHAVIGADLARKYGESPKIVHSIMAHHEDEKPSSVLAVLVQAADALSGARPGARREMMETYVKRLEDLERIANSFGGVTNSFAIQAGREIRVMVSSDAVTDDGAVVLAKDVAKKIEAEMTYPGQIKVNVIRETRAIEYAR